One genomic segment of Elgaria multicarinata webbii isolate HBS135686 ecotype San Diego chromosome 9, rElgMul1.1.pri, whole genome shotgun sequence includes these proteins:
- the CBX6 gene encoding chromobox protein homolog 6 isoform X2, whose amino-acid sequence MELSAVGERVFAAESIIKRRIRKGRIEYLVKWKGWAIKYSTWEPEENILDSRLIAAFEQKERERELYGPKKRGPKPKTFLLKPSSSTSSPKLHSSAAVHRLKKDIRRCHRMSRRPLPRPDPQNSGVGGGTGIRPPVSPFSETVRIINRKVKPREPKRSRIILNLKVIDKGGKATGGAGSLARPKIPSRNRVIGKSKKFSESMLRNQIRHMKFGGFPLYNKPSVPAPSLEGKTEAGGSQGTSCALMGSAAYDARSSSSSDCPSPAPHSSSDPDDSPPKLLPETLSPAIPDWRESEVLDLSIPPESAATSKRSPSGGGCGGQMPSSPSSSDPEQEAGDWRPEMSPCSNVVVTDVTSNLLTVTIKEFCNAEDFEKVAAAGGGGGGGGGGGGGGSSK is encoded by the exons ATGGAGCTGTCTGCAGTGGGTGAGCGGGTCTTCGCGGCCGAATCCATCATCAAGCGGCGGATCCGAAAG GGACGCATCGAATACCTGGTGAAATGGAAAGGCTGGGCCATCAA GTACAGCACTTGGGAACCTGAAGAGAACATCCTGGATTCCCGCCTGATCGCAGCTTTCGAGCAAAA ggAACGTGAGCGTGAGCTGTACGGACCTAAGAAGAGAGGACCCAAGCCTAAAACTTTTCTTCTGAAG CCTAGTTCTAGCACATCCTCGCCTAAACTCCACTCGAGTGCTGCTGTGCACCGGCTCAAGAAGGACATCCGGCGATGCCACCGTATGTCCCGGCGCCCTTTGCCACGCCCAGATCCCCAGAATAGCGGAGTGGGTGGGGGTACGGGCATCCGCCCTCCTGTCTCGCCCTTTTCGGAGACCGTCCGCATCATCAACCGCAAGGTGAAGCCTCGTGAGCCCAAGCGCAGCCGCATCATTCTCAACCTGAAGGTCATTGATAAAGGTGGGAAAGCCACTGGTGGGGCAGGAAGCTTGGCACGGCCCAAGATCCCTTCGCGAAACCGTGTCATTGGCAAGAGCAAGAAGTTCAGTGAGAGCATGCTTCGTAACCAGATCCGCCACATGAAATTTGGAGGCTTCCCTCTGTACAACAAGCCGTCAGTTCCCGCCCCATCCTTGGAGGGCAAGACAGAGGCAGGAGGCTCCCAAGGTACCTCATGTGCGCTCATGGGCTCCGCTGCCTATGATGCCCGCAGTTCCAGCTCCTCTGACTGCCCCTCACCAGCTCCACACTCCTCATCTGATCCAGATGATTCTCCACCAAAGCTGCTTCCCGAGACGCTAAGCCCTGCCATTCCTGACTGGCGAGAGTCAGAGGTCCTTGACCTGTCAATTCCGCCTGAGTCAGCAGCCACCAGCAAGCGGTCTCCTTCCGGGGGAGGCTGCGGTGGTCAGATGCCGTCATCTCCATCCTCTTCTGACCCAGAGCAGGAAGCTGGTGATTGGCGCCCTGAAATGTCCCCTTGCTCTAATGTGGTGGTCACTGATGTCACCAGCAACCTCCTGACGGTCACCATCAAGGAATTCTGCAATGCAGAGGATTTCGAGAaggtggcagcagctggaggaggaggaggtggtggtggaggtggtggtggtggtggcagcagcaaatgA
- the CBX6 gene encoding chromobox protein homolog 6 isoform X1 has product MELSAVGERVFAAESIIKRRIRKGRIEYLVKWKGWAIKYSTWEPEENILDSRLIAAFEQKERERELYGPKKRGPKPKTFLLKARAQAEALHIGDVHFSVKPSSSTSSPKLHSSAAVHRLKKDIRRCHRMSRRPLPRPDPQNSGVGGGTGIRPPVSPFSETVRIINRKVKPREPKRSRIILNLKVIDKGGKATGGAGSLARPKIPSRNRVIGKSKKFSESMLRNQIRHMKFGGFPLYNKPSVPAPSLEGKTEAGGSQGTSCALMGSAAYDARSSSSSDCPSPAPHSSSDPDDSPPKLLPETLSPAIPDWRESEVLDLSIPPESAATSKRSPSGGGCGGQMPSSPSSSDPEQEAGDWRPEMSPCSNVVVTDVTSNLLTVTIKEFCNAEDFEKVAAAGGGGGGGGGGGGGGSSK; this is encoded by the exons ATGGAGCTGTCTGCAGTGGGTGAGCGGGTCTTCGCGGCCGAATCCATCATCAAGCGGCGGATCCGAAAG GGACGCATCGAATACCTGGTGAAATGGAAAGGCTGGGCCATCAA GTACAGCACTTGGGAACCTGAAGAGAACATCCTGGATTCCCGCCTGATCGCAGCTTTCGAGCAAAA ggAACGTGAGCGTGAGCTGTACGGACCTAAGAAGAGAGGACCCAAGCCTAAAACTTTTCTTCTGAAG GCTCGGGCCCAGGCGGAGGCCCTACACATTGGGGATGTACATTTTTCTGTCAAGCCTAGTTCTAGCACATCCTCGCCTAAACTCCACTCGAGTGCTGCTGTGCACCGGCTCAAGAAGGACATCCGGCGATGCCACCGTATGTCCCGGCGCCCTTTGCCACGCCCAGATCCCCAGAATAGCGGAGTGGGTGGGGGTACGGGCATCCGCCCTCCTGTCTCGCCCTTTTCGGAGACCGTCCGCATCATCAACCGCAAGGTGAAGCCTCGTGAGCCCAAGCGCAGCCGCATCATTCTCAACCTGAAGGTCATTGATAAAGGTGGGAAAGCCACTGGTGGGGCAGGAAGCTTGGCACGGCCCAAGATCCCTTCGCGAAACCGTGTCATTGGCAAGAGCAAGAAGTTCAGTGAGAGCATGCTTCGTAACCAGATCCGCCACATGAAATTTGGAGGCTTCCCTCTGTACAACAAGCCGTCAGTTCCCGCCCCATCCTTGGAGGGCAAGACAGAGGCAGGAGGCTCCCAAGGTACCTCATGTGCGCTCATGGGCTCCGCTGCCTATGATGCCCGCAGTTCCAGCTCCTCTGACTGCCCCTCACCAGCTCCACACTCCTCATCTGATCCAGATGATTCTCCACCAAAGCTGCTTCCCGAGACGCTAAGCCCTGCCATTCCTGACTGGCGAGAGTCAGAGGTCCTTGACCTGTCAATTCCGCCTGAGTCAGCAGCCACCAGCAAGCGGTCTCCTTCCGGGGGAGGCTGCGGTGGTCAGATGCCGTCATCTCCATCCTCTTCTGACCCAGAGCAGGAAGCTGGTGATTGGCGCCCTGAAATGTCCCCTTGCTCTAATGTGGTGGTCACTGATGTCACCAGCAACCTCCTGACGGTCACCATCAAGGAATTCTGCAATGCAGAGGATTTCGAGAaggtggcagcagctggaggaggaggaggtggtggtggaggtggtggtggtggtggcagcagcaaatgA